One window from the genome of Streptomyces sp. NBC_00287 encodes:
- a CDS encoding L-threonylcarbamoyladenylate synthase, translating into MARRYDTNDATDRTTGLREAASAVRRGELVVLPTDTVYGIGADAFSKEAVGDLLDAKGRGRNMPTPVLIGSPNTLHGLVTDFSELAWELVDAFWPGALTLVAKHQPSLQWDLGDTRGTVAVRMPLHPVAIELLTEVGPMAVSSANLTGHPAPEDCDAAQGMLGDSVSVYLDGGPTPGNVPSSIVDVTREVPLLLREGAISADELRKVVPDLEVAN; encoded by the coding sequence ATGGCACGGCGATACGACACCAACGACGCGACCGACCGCACGACCGGTCTGCGTGAGGCCGCGTCCGCCGTCCGCCGTGGCGAGCTCGTGGTCCTCCCGACCGACACGGTGTACGGCATCGGCGCCGACGCGTTCTCCAAGGAGGCCGTGGGCGATCTGCTCGACGCCAAGGGCCGCGGCCGCAACATGCCCACGCCTGTGCTCATCGGCTCCCCGAACACCCTGCACGGCCTGGTCACGGACTTCTCCGAGCTGGCCTGGGAGCTCGTCGACGCGTTCTGGCCGGGCGCGCTGACGCTGGTCGCCAAGCACCAGCCGTCCCTGCAGTGGGACCTGGGCGACACCCGGGGCACCGTCGCCGTGCGCATGCCGCTGCACCCCGTGGCGATTGAGCTGCTGACCGAGGTCGGCCCGATGGCGGTGTCCTCGGCGAACCTGACCGGGCACCCGGCGCCGGAGGACTGCGACGCGGCCCAGGGCATGCTCGGCGACTCCGTCTCCGTGTACCTCGACGGCGGTCCCACGCCCGGCAACGTCCCGTCGTCGATCGTCGACGTCACCCGTGAGGTGCCGCTGCTGCTGCGCGAGGGCGCGATCTCGGCGGACGAGCTGCGCAAGGTCGTACCCGACCTCGAGGTGGCGAATTGA
- a CDS encoding LCP family protein → MSAESTPESGIPDDAGTAGPRHRAKGRRRKPRDKRRKGMVVAAWTAAGIVVLGGTGAGYLYFKLNGNINSVDIDQALGTDRPDKVDNGSENILVLGSDTRSGSNQDLGGGTDDGSARSDTAMIVHVYKGHKKASVVSIPRDTLIDRPECTDTDGNTHDAASGVMFNSAYTTGGAACAVKTVESITDLRMDHYLEVDFSGFQKLVDDLGGVEITTTEDISDSDSHLDLKAGTHRLTGEQALGLVRTRHGVGDGSDLGRIQLQQAFIKALINQVKDVGIFTNPKKLYDLADTATKTVTTDSDLGSVNKLMSFANGLKGISSSNMTMVTMPVQYDPANANRVLVEETKAKMVWKALKNDQAIPKAATEGTATGQAKGVVSSS, encoded by the coding sequence ATGTCAGCCGAGAGCACGCCGGAGTCCGGCATACCGGATGACGCCGGCACCGCCGGCCCGCGCCACCGCGCCAAGGGCCGTCGCCGCAAGCCCCGCGACAAGCGCCGCAAGGGCATGGTGGTCGCGGCCTGGACCGCCGCCGGGATCGTCGTCCTGGGCGGTACCGGAGCCGGCTATCTGTACTTCAAGCTCAACGGCAACATCAACAGCGTCGACATCGACCAGGCCCTCGGCACCGACCGCCCGGACAAGGTCGACAACGGCTCGGAGAACATCCTCGTCCTCGGCTCCGACACCCGCTCCGGCTCCAACCAGGACCTCGGCGGCGGCACCGACGACGGCAGCGCCCGCTCGGACACCGCGATGATCGTGCACGTCTACAAGGGCCACAAGAAGGCCAGCGTGGTCTCCATCCCGCGGGACACCCTCATCGACCGTCCCGAGTGCACCGACACCGACGGCAACACCCATGACGCGGCGAGCGGCGTGATGTTCAACTCGGCGTACACCACCGGCGGCGCGGCCTGCGCGGTGAAGACCGTCGAGTCGATCACCGATCTGCGGATGGACCACTATCTGGAGGTCGACTTCAGCGGCTTCCAGAAGCTGGTCGACGATCTCGGCGGCGTCGAGATCACCACGACCGAGGACATCAGCGACTCCGACAGCCATCTGGATCTGAAGGCCGGCACCCACAGGCTCACCGGCGAGCAGGCGCTCGGCCTGGTGCGCACCCGGCACGGCGTCGGCGACGGCTCCGACCTCGGCCGTATCCAGCTCCAGCAGGCCTTCATCAAGGCGCTGATCAACCAGGTCAAGGATGTCGGCATCTTCACCAACCCGAAGAAGCTCTACGACCTGGCCGACACCGCGACCAAGACCGTCACCACCGACTCCGACCTGGGCTCGGTCAACAAGCTCATGTCCTTCGCCAACGGCTTGAAGGGCATCAGCTCCTCGAACATGACGATGGTCACGATGCCGGTCCAGTACGACCCGGCCAACGCCAACCGGGTCCTGGTGGAGGAGACGAAGGCCAAGATGGTCTGGAAGGCTCTGAAGAACGACCAGGCGATTCCCAAGGCGGCCACGGAAGGTACGGCCACGGGCCAGGCGAAGGGCGTCGTCAGCTCCAGTTAG
- the prfA gene encoding peptide chain release factor 1 → MFEAVEELVAEHADLEKKLADPSVFADQANARKLNKRYAELTPIVATYRSWKQTGDDIETARELAADDPEFAAEVKVLDKQRDELTEKLRLLLVPRDPSDDKDVILEIKAGAGGDESALFAGDLLRMYLRYAERVGWKTEIIDATESELGGYKDVQVAVKTKGGQGATEPGQGVWARLKYEGGVHRVQRVPATESQGRIHTSAAGVLVTPEAEEVDVEVNPNDLRIDVYRSSGPGGQSVNTTDSAVRITHIPTGVVASCQNEKSQLQNKEQALRILRSRLLAAAQEEAEKEAADARRSQVRTVDRSEKIRTYNFPENRLSDHRVGFKAYNLDQVLDGDLDAVIQACVDADSAAKLAAA, encoded by the coding sequence ATGTTCGAGGCCGTCGAGGAACTCGTCGCCGAGCACGCCGACCTGGAGAAGAAGCTCGCCGACCCGTCGGTCTTCGCCGACCAGGCCAACGCGCGCAAGCTGAACAAGCGCTACGCCGAGCTCACCCCGATCGTCGCCACGTACCGCTCCTGGAAGCAGACCGGCGACGACATCGAGACCGCGCGCGAACTCGCCGCCGACGACCCGGAGTTCGCCGCCGAGGTCAAGGTGCTGGACAAGCAGCGTGACGAGCTGACGGAGAAGCTGCGGCTGCTGCTGGTCCCGCGTGACCCGAGTGACGACAAGGACGTCATTCTGGAGATCAAGGCGGGTGCCGGCGGTGACGAGTCGGCCCTGTTCGCCGGCGATCTGCTGCGCATGTACCTGCGCTACGCCGAGCGCGTCGGCTGGAAGACCGAGATCATCGACGCCACCGAGTCCGAGCTCGGCGGCTACAAGGACGTCCAGGTCGCCGTGAAGACCAAGGGCGGCCAGGGCGCGACCGAGCCCGGGCAGGGCGTGTGGGCGCGGCTGAAGTACGAGGGCGGTGTGCACCGCGTGCAGCGCGTGCCCGCGACCGAGTCCCAGGGCCGTATCCACACCTCCGCGGCCGGTGTGCTGGTCACGCCGGAGGCCGAGGAGGTCGACGTCGAGGTCAACCCCAACGACCTGAGGATCGACGTGTACCGCTCCTCCGGGCCGGGCGGACAGTCCGTCAACACCACGGACTCCGCCGTGCGCATCACGCACATCCCCACCGGAGTGGTCGCTTCCTGCCAGAACGAGAAGAGCCAGCTGCAGAACAAGGAGCAGGCACTGCGTATCCTGCGCTCCAGGCTGCTCGCCGCGGCGCAGGAGGAGGCGGAGAAGGAAGCCGCCGACGCCCGTCGCAGCCAGGTCCGCACCGTCGACCGCTCCGAGAAGATCCGTACGTACAACTTCCCGGAGAATCGCCTCTCGGACCATCGCGTCGGCTTCAAGGCGTACAACCTGGACCAGGTCCTGGACGGCGACCTCGACGCGGTGATCCAGGCCTGCGTCGACGCGGACTCGGCCGCCAAGCTCGCAGCCGCGTAA
- the rho gene encoding transcription termination factor Rho — protein sequence MSDTTDLMGARVEETAAAPATDASAPATGAGSRRRRGTGLEGMVLAELQQVASGLGIRGTARMRKSQLIEVIKEAQAGGGSAAPKAANAAGDATETKPKRRATSKARTGEEAPAKKAEKAEAPAEKAVAQQQIEIPGQPASEDAPAERRRRRATAEAGAPAAAAPETVAAEAKSEPKAETPAQPQGDAGDGGEGRRRDRRERGRDRDRGERGDRDRGDRRKGDDQQGGGRQDRGQQQGQQQGGGRQDRQDRGQQQDDDDFEGGRRGRRGRYRDRRGRRGRDEMGGQEPQINEDDVLIPVAGILDILDNYAFIRTSGYLPGPNDVYVSLAQVRKNGLRKGDHVTGAVRQPKDGERREKFNALVRLDSVNGMAPESGRGRPEFNKLTPLYPQDRLRLETDPGVLTTRIIDLVAPIGKGQRGLIVAPPKTGKTMIMQAIANAITHNNPECHLMVVLVDERPEEVTDMQRSVKGEVISSTFDRPAEDHTTVAELAIERAKRLVELGHDVVVLLDSITRLGRAYNLAAPASGRILSGGVDSTALYPPKRFFGAARNIEDGGSLTILATALVDTGSRMDEVIFEEFKGTGNAELKLDRKLADKRIFPAVDVDASGTRKEEILLAPDELGIVWKLRRVLHALDQQQAVELLLDKMKQTKSNAEFLMQIQKTTPTPGNGD from the coding sequence GTGAGCGACACCACCGATCTGATGGGCGCACGTGTCGAGGAGACCGCTGCCGCGCCCGCCACGGACGCCTCCGCGCCTGCCACCGGTGCCGGCTCCCGGCGGCGCCGCGGTACCGGCCTCGAGGGCATGGTGCTGGCCGAGCTGCAGCAGGTCGCATCCGGCCTCGGCATCAGGGGCACCGCGCGTATGCGCAAGAGCCAGCTGATCGAGGTCATCAAGGAAGCGCAGGCCGGAGGAGGTTCCGCGGCCCCCAAGGCTGCCAATGCCGCGGGCGACGCCACCGAGACCAAGCCGAAGCGCCGGGCCACCTCCAAGGCCCGTACCGGCGAGGAGGCGCCCGCCAAGAAGGCGGAGAAGGCCGAGGCGCCCGCCGAGAAGGCCGTGGCGCAGCAGCAGATCGAGATTCCCGGTCAGCCGGCCAGCGAGGACGCTCCCGCTGAGCGTCGTCGTCGCCGTGCCACCGCCGAGGCCGGCGCCCCCGCGGCCGCCGCCCCCGAGACGGTCGCCGCCGAGGCCAAGAGCGAGCCGAAGGCCGAGACCCCGGCGCAGCCGCAGGGCGACGCCGGTGACGGCGGCGAGGGCCGCCGTCGTGACCGCCGTGAGCGAGGCCGGGACCGCGACCGCGGTGAGCGCGGTGACCGTGACCGCGGTGACCGTCGCAAGGGCGACGACCAGCAGGGCGGCGGTCGTCAGGACCGTGGCCAGCAGCAGGGTCAGCAGCAGGGCGGCGGTCGTCAGGACCGTCAGGACCGTGGCCAGCAGCAGGACGACGACGACTTCGAGGGCGGCCGCCGTGGCCGTCGCGGCCGTTACCGCGACCGCCGTGGCCGTCGTGGCCGCGACGAGATGGGCGGCCAGGAGCCGCAGATCAACGAGGACGACGTCCTGATCCCGGTCGCGGGCATCCTCGACATCCTCGACAACTACGCCTTCATCCGTACCTCCGGCTACCTGCCCGGTCCGAACGACGTGTACGTCTCCCTCGCCCAGGTCCGCAAGAACGGCCTGCGCAAGGGCGACCACGTCACCGGTGCGGTCCGTCAGCCGAAGGACGGCGAGCGCCGCGAGAAGTTCAACGCGCTGGTCCGTCTCGACTCCGTCAACGGCATGGCGCCCGAATCCGGGCGTGGCCGCCCGGAGTTCAACAAGCTGACGCCGCTGTACCCGCAGGACCGCCTCCGCCTGGAGACGGACCCGGGCGTGCTGACCACCCGCATCATCGACCTCGTCGCGCCGATCGGTAAGGGCCAGCGCGGTCTGATCGTGGCCCCGCCGAAGACCGGCAAGACCATGATCATGCAGGCGATCGCCAACGCGATCACGCACAACAACCCCGAGTGCCACCTGATGGTCGTCCTGGTCGACGAGCGTCCGGAAGAGGTCACCGACATGCAGCGGTCGGTCAAGGGCGAGGTCATCTCCTCGACCTTCGACCGTCCGGCCGAGGACCACACGACGGTCGCCGAGCTCGCCATCGAGCGTGCCAAGCGTCTGGTGGAGCTGGGTCACGACGTCGTCGTACTGCTCGACTCGATCACGCGTCTGGGTCGTGCGTACAACCTGGCGGCGCCGGCCTCCGGCCGCATCCTGTCCGGTGGTGTCGACTCGACCGCGCTGTACCCGCCGAAGCGCTTCTTCGGTGCGGCCCGCAACATCGAGGACGGTGGCTCGCTGACCATCCTCGCCACCGCCCTGGTGGACACCGGGTCCCGCATGGACGAGGTGATCTTCGAGGAGTTCAAGGGCACCGGCAACGCCGAGCTCAAGCTCGACCGGAAGCTCGCGGACAAGCGGATCTTCCCCGCGGTAGACGTGGACGCGTCCGGTACGCGTAAGGAAGAGATCCTGCTCGCCCCCGACGAGCTCGGCATCGTCTGGAAGCTGCGCCGGGTGCTGCACGCGCTCGACCAGCAGCAGGCGGTCGAGCTGCTTCTCGACAAGATGAAGCAGACGAAGTCGAATGCCGAGTTCCTGATGCAGATTCAGAAGACGACGCCGACTCCCGGCAACGGCGACTGA
- a CDS encoding trypsin-like serine protease, with the protein MPTPLSGAGRHRRRIRIALPVAAAGVAAAVAAALLTSSAGAASAEPNPPAVPSVSSPTLAELEARMTKAAASDGTAGAASAKSSYSSSSTVDAKIIGGSTTSITTAPWMAQLWYYDEVNDLGFFCGGAVVAPTKILTAAHCVKGYNWKAYGGVVTGATQLYDGDLHGGTGTAVQRQWSHESYSARTIDNDIAVLTLAKPVTATPIRMATSTNTASYAAGTQAKVYGWGRTTSTDQNVSPTLKTATLPIQSDATCAGTYGADFVKGHMVCAGDPASGSDSGTTSACNGDSGGPLVVDNRIVGVVSWGVQDCVAKGAYSVFAKVKTYVGATYPRLDDTNLSLDNKADLWVRNASTKTGYEKDSTGTSFGARESWGNWGAFNVVLQNDLNRDGYQDLLVRRSSDGDVFWKHWVPASESWATTKVADNWSTRTRIVTPGDVTGDYLPDLLSVDSAGKLWLYPGKGNGTFATRDQVGSGTGWSQYNFLVGHGDFNGDGKADLIARTRSNGYVYLYKGTGTASAPFASRVKVRTWSSTSYNKVATVGDITGDGKADLLARTPGGTLYLYKGTGKATSEIFATRISVGTDFKQYDIFG; encoded by the coding sequence TTGCCCACACCCCTGTCCGGGGCCGGCCGCCACAGACGCCGGATACGGATCGCCCTGCCCGTCGCCGCCGCCGGTGTCGCCGCCGCCGTCGCTGCCGCGCTGCTGACCTCGTCCGCCGGTGCCGCCTCCGCGGAGCCGAACCCGCCCGCCGTGCCGAGTGTGAGCTCTCCCACACTCGCCGAGCTGGAGGCGCGTATGACGAAGGCCGCCGCCTCCGACGGCACCGCAGGAGCCGCTTCGGCCAAGTCGTCGTACAGCAGCAGCTCCACCGTCGACGCGAAGATCATCGGCGGCAGCACCACCAGCATCACCACCGCGCCCTGGATGGCGCAGCTCTGGTACTACGACGAGGTCAACGACCTCGGCTTCTTCTGCGGCGGCGCCGTCGTGGCGCCGACGAAGATCCTCACCGCCGCGCACTGCGTCAAGGGCTACAACTGGAAGGCGTACGGCGGCGTCGTCACCGGCGCCACGCAGCTCTACGACGGCGACCTGCACGGCGGTACCGGCACCGCGGTCCAGCGCCAGTGGAGCCACGAGAGCTACAGCGCGCGGACGATCGACAACGACATCGCGGTGCTCACCCTGGCCAAGCCGGTCACGGCCACCCCGATCCGCATGGCGACGTCCACCAACACCGCCTCCTACGCGGCTGGCACCCAGGCCAAGGTCTACGGCTGGGGCCGTACCACCTCCACCGACCAGAACGTCTCCCCGACGCTGAAGACGGCCACTCTGCCGATCCAGTCCGACGCCACCTGCGCCGGCACCTACGGCGCCGACTTCGTCAAGGGCCACATGGTCTGCGCGGGCGACCCCGCCAGCGGCAGTGACAGCGGCACCACCTCCGCCTGCAACGGCGACTCCGGTGGCCCGCTGGTCGTGGACAACCGGATCGTCGGCGTCGTCTCCTGGGGCGTCCAGGACTGTGTCGCCAAGGGCGCCTACAGCGTCTTCGCCAAGGTCAAGACGTACGTCGGCGCGACCTACCCGCGCCTGGACGACACCAACTTGAGCCTCGACAACAAGGCCGACCTGTGGGTGCGCAACGCCTCCACCAAGACCGGCTACGAGAAGGACTCCACGGGCACCTCCTTCGGCGCCCGTGAGTCTTGGGGCAACTGGGGCGCCTTCAACGTCGTCCTCCAGAACGACCTGAACCGCGACGGCTACCAGGACCTGTTGGTCCGGCGCAGCTCCGACGGTGATGTCTTCTGGAAGCACTGGGTCCCCGCGAGCGAGTCCTGGGCCACCACGAAGGTCGCCGACAACTGGAGCACCCGCACCCGCATCGTCACCCCCGGCGATGTCACCGGTGACTATCTGCCCGACCTGCTCTCCGTGGACTCCGCCGGAAAGCTGTGGCTCTACCCGGGCAAGGGCAACGGCACCTTCGCGACCCGCGACCAGGTCGGTTCGGGCACCGGCTGGAGCCAGTACAACTTCCTGGTCGGGCACGGTGACTTCAACGGTGACGGCAAGGCCGACCTGATCGCCCGCACGCGCAGCAACGGCTACGTCTACCTGTACAAGGGCACCGGCACGGCCTCCGCGCCGTTCGCGTCCCGGGTCAAGGTGCGCACCTGGAGCAGCACGTCGTACAACAAAGTCGCGACCGTCGGCGACATCACCGGCGACGGCAAGGCCGACCTCCTGGCCCGCACCCCCGGCGGCACGCTCTACCTGTACAAGGGCACCGGCAAGGCCACCAGCGAGATCTTTGCCACAAGGATCTCCGTCGGTACCGATTTCAAGCAGTACGACATCTTCGGCTGA
- a CDS encoding arsenate reductase/protein-tyrosine-phosphatase family protein has protein sequence MTAPDAGRGIGNGEETTTFGLPRDSFRILHVSTGNVCRSPITERLTRHALADRLGDPLWGGLIVESAGTWGHEGAPMEANAETVLADFGADPSGFMGRELLDEHVIRADLVLTATRDHRAQVVSMGHSAGLRTFTLKEFTRLVRAIDPATLPPLEDGVVARARALVRAAAALRGWLLAPTAEADEVFDPYGAPLPFFRSIGDEIHEALDPVVTALTGVPARA, from the coding sequence TTGACAGCCCCTGACGCGGGGCGTGGCATAGGCAACGGGGAAGAGACCACCACCTTCGGACTCCCGAGGGACAGCTTCCGCATCCTCCACGTCAGCACCGGCAACGTGTGCCGCTCGCCGATCACCGAGCGGCTGACCCGTCATGCCCTGGCGGACCGGCTCGGCGACCCGCTGTGGGGCGGGCTGATCGTGGAGAGCGCGGGCACCTGGGGCCATGAGGGCGCGCCCATGGAGGCCAACGCGGAGACCGTCCTCGCCGACTTCGGCGCGGATCCCTCCGGGTTCATGGGCCGGGAGCTCCTCGACGAGCATGTGATCCGCGCGGACCTGGTCCTGACCGCGACCCGCGACCACCGCGCCCAGGTGGTCTCGATGGGCCACTCGGCGGGCCTGCGCACCTTCACGCTCAAGGAGTTCACCCGCCTGGTGCGGGCCATAGACCCCGCGACGCTGCCCCCGCTGGAGGACGGCGTGGTCGCCCGCGCCCGCGCCCTGGTCCGCGCCGCCGCGGCCCTGCGCGGCTGGCTGCTGGCCCCCACCGCGGAGGCGGACGAGGTCTTCGACCCGTACGGCGCCCCGCTCCCCTTCTTCCGCTCGATCGGCGACGAGATACACGAGGCCCTGGATCCCGTCGTGACAGCGCTGACCGGAGTACCGGCTCGGGCGTAA
- the prmC gene encoding peptide chain release factor N(5)-glutamine methyltransferase gives MNLLLAEVAQATQRLADAGVPSPRNDAEELAAFVHGVKRGELHSVRDADFDARYWEVIARREQREPLQHITGRAFFRYLELQVGPGVFVPRPETESVVGWAIDAVRAMDVVEPLIVDLCTGSGAIALALAQEVPRSRVHAVELSEDALRWTRKNMEGSRVDLRQGNALDAFPDLDGQVDLVISNPPYIPLTEWEYVAPEARDYDPELALFSGEDGLELIRGLERTAHRLLRPGGVVVIEHADTQGGQVPWIFTEERGWADAADHPDLNNRPRFATARKALP, from the coding sequence GTGAACCTGCTGCTCGCGGAGGTGGCGCAGGCCACCCAGCGGCTGGCCGACGCCGGCGTGCCCTCGCCGCGCAATGACGCGGAGGAGCTCGCCGCGTTCGTGCACGGCGTGAAGCGGGGCGAGCTGCACTCCGTGCGGGACGCCGACTTCGATGCCCGGTACTGGGAGGTCATCGCCCGCCGAGAGCAGCGCGAGCCGCTCCAGCACATCACCGGACGCGCCTTCTTCCGGTACCTGGAACTCCAGGTCGGCCCCGGCGTCTTCGTGCCCCGCCCCGAGACCGAGTCGGTGGTGGGCTGGGCCATAGACGCCGTACGCGCCATGGATGTCGTGGAGCCGCTCATCGTCGACCTGTGCACGGGCTCGGGCGCCATCGCGCTCGCCCTCGCCCAGGAGGTTCCGCGCTCGCGGGTGCACGCCGTGGAGCTGTCCGAGGACGCCCTGCGCTGGACCCGCAAGAACATGGAGGGGTCCAGGGTCGACCTGCGTCAGGGCAACGCCCTCGACGCCTTCCCCGACCTCGACGGCCAGGTCGACCTGGTCATCTCCAATCCGCCGTACATCCCGCTCACCGAGTGGGAGTACGTGGCGCCCGAGGCACGCGACTACGATCCCGAACTCGCCCTGTTCTCAGGGGAGGACGGCCTCGAGCTCATCCGCGGTCTGGAGCGCACCGCGCACCGTCTGCTGCGTCCCGGCGGGGTCGTCGTCATCGAGCACGCCGACACCCAGGGCGGCCAAGTGCCGTGGATCTTCACCGAGGAGCGGGGCTGGGCCGACGCGGCCGACCACCCCGACCTCAACAACCGCCCCCGGTTCGCCACGGCCCGCAAGGCCCTGCCGTGA
- the glyA gene encoding serine hydroxymethyltransferase produces MSVTPVLEADVLRRQDPELAEILLGERERQASTLQMIAAENFTSPAVLAALGSPLANKYAEGYPGARHHGGCEIVDVAERIAVDRAKALFGAEHANVQSHSGSSAVLAAYAALLRPGDTVLALGLPYGGHLTHGSPANFSGRWFDFVPYGVDAETGLLDHEQVRTLARNHRPKAIVCGSIAYPRHIDYAFFREVADEVGAYLIADAAHPIGLVAGGAAPNPVPYADIVCATTHKVLRGPRGGMILCGAELAERVDRAVFPFTQGGAQMHTIAAKAVAFGEAATPAFTTYVHQVVANARVLAAGLAAEGLVVTTGGTDTHLITADPAPLGVDGRTGRGRLAAAGIVLDCCALPHGDARGLRLGTAALTTQGMGEKEMAHIAALMAGVLRGEADAVRTREEVRELTGGFPPYPR; encoded by the coding sequence ATGTCGGTCACCCCTGTCCTAGAGGCCGATGTCCTGCGTCGGCAGGATCCCGAACTGGCGGAGATCCTGCTCGGTGAACGGGAGCGGCAGGCGAGCACCCTGCAGATGATCGCCGCCGAGAACTTCACCTCCCCCGCCGTACTGGCCGCGCTCGGCTCCCCGCTCGCCAACAAGTACGCCGAGGGCTATCCCGGTGCCCGGCACCACGGCGGCTGCGAGATCGTCGACGTCGCCGAGCGGATCGCCGTGGACCGCGCCAAGGCGCTGTTCGGCGCCGAGCACGCCAACGTCCAGTCCCACTCCGGGTCTTCGGCCGTCCTCGCCGCATACGCGGCCCTGCTGCGCCCCGGCGACACCGTCCTCGCCCTGGGCCTGCCCTACGGCGGCCATCTCACCCACGGCTCACCCGCCAACTTCTCCGGCCGCTGGTTCGACTTCGTCCCCTACGGCGTCGACGCGGAGACCGGGCTCCTCGACCACGAGCAGGTGCGCACGCTGGCGCGCAATCACCGCCCCAAGGCGATCGTGTGCGGGTCCATCGCCTACCCCCGGCACATCGACTACGCCTTCTTCCGCGAGGTCGCCGACGAGGTCGGCGCCTATCTCATCGCCGACGCCGCCCACCCCATCGGGCTCGTCGCCGGGGGAGCGGCGCCCAATCCCGTGCCGTACGCCGACATCGTGTGCGCCACCACCCACAAGGTGCTGCGCGGGCCGCGCGGCGGGATGATCCTGTGCGGCGCGGAGCTCGCCGAGCGGGTCGACCGGGCCGTGTTCCCCTTCACCCAGGGCGGCGCGCAGATGCACACCATCGCCGCCAAGGCCGTCGCCTTCGGCGAGGCGGCAACACCGGCCTTCACCACGTACGTCCATCAGGTGGTCGCCAATGCGCGCGTGCTCGCGGCCGGTCTGGCCGCCGAGGGCCTGGTCGTCACCACCGGCGGCACCGACACCCACCTGATCACCGCCGACCCCGCGCCGCTCGGCGTCGACGGCCGCACCGGCCGTGGCCGGCTCGCCGCCGCCGGGATCGTCCTGGACTGCTGCGCCCTGCCGCACGGCGACGCCCGCGGCCTGCGCCTGGGCACCGCGGCGCTGACCACTCAGGGCATGGGAGAGAAGGAGATGGCTCACATCGCCGCCCTCATGGCGGGGGTGCTGCGCGGTGAGGCCGACGCCGTGCGGACCCGTGAAGAAGTACGGGAGTTGACCGGGGGATTTCCGCCGTATCCCCGCTGA
- the rpmE gene encoding 50S ribosomal protein L31, with product MKRDIHPEYVETQVSCTCGASFTTRSTINSGAIRAEVCSECHPFYTGKQKILDTGGRVARFEARFGKAAGSKK from the coding sequence TTGAAGCGCGACATCCACCCCGAGTACGTCGAGACGCAGGTCAGCTGCACCTGTGGCGCGTCGTTCACCACCCGTAGCACGATCAACAGCGGCGCCATCCGCGCCGAGGTCTGCTCCGAGTGCCACCCGTTCTACACGGGCAAGCAGAAGATCCTCGACACCGGTGGCCGTGTGGCCCGCTTCGAGGCCCGCTTCGGCAAGGCTGCCGGCTCCAAGAAGTAG